From one Lineus longissimus chromosome 3, tnLinLong1.2, whole genome shotgun sequence genomic stretch:
- the LOC135485648 gene encoding E3 ubiquitin-protein ligase NRDP1-like gives MGFGIHHFVCNIDQNLVCPICSAVLEDAVLTPCGHSFCFSCLETWLARPGTNTCPECRSRVAPKEARPIHSVRNLINCLNVTCKNSERGCSTVMRLEKLKTHLESCGYTPVECAGCGVTVNKIELAGHQIGCAGIAEVVNNDIPEGPYARSSYRSSAMQSELACRVVSLELQMKRMKRDLESAEAKNKTMERDLKKTKDELQEKRNQLLEQQFVDFDPDYEYGYAPHTINKLSNFISRFLLRKPSYVDRNRIFSAIKRCYEHYSRPGQFPDDAHMLIATANASNWFTDNQKVHFQLWMRNIARITANSCGQSAHVSNANQGTLLSI, from the coding sequence ATGGGATTCGGAATTCATCATTTCGTGTGTAACATTGACCAGAATCTCGTCTGCCCGATTTGTAGTGCCGTCTTGGAGGATGCGGTGCTGACACCTTGCGGGCACTCTTTCTGTTTTTCTTGCTTGGAGACTTGGTTGGCTCGCCCTGGTACCAACACGTGCCCGGAATGTCGGTCCAGGGTGGCACCTAAAGAGGCCAGACCGATACACTCAGTGAGGAACCTCATAAACTGTTTGAATGTGACTTGTAAGAATTCTGAAAGAGGATGTTCTACTGTGATGAGACTAGAGAAATTGAAGACTCATCTTGAGAGCTGTGGGTATACCCCTGTTGAGTGCGCGGGGTGTGGGGTGACCGTGAATAAGATAGAGCTAGCGGGACATCAGATAGGCTGCGCCGGTATCGCTGAGGTCGTCAACAACGACATCCCTGAAGGACCGTACGCGCGGTCCTCGTATCGCAGCTCTGCAATGCAATCGGAATTGGCGTGTAGGGTGGTTAGTTTGGAACTCCAAATGAAACGAATGAAACGAGACTTAGAGAGCGCCGAGGCAAAGAATAAGACAATGGAAAGAGACCTAAAGAAGACGAAAGATGAACTGCAGGAGAAACGTAATCAGCTTTTAGAGCAACAATTCGTTGACTTTGACCCCGATTACGAGTACGGTTACGCCCCGCACACCATCAACAAACTCTCAAACTTCATCTCAAGATTCTTACTCCGTAAACCGTCGTATGTTGACCGGAACCGTATCTTCAGCGCAATCAAGAGATGCTATGAACATTACTCCAGGCCTGGTCAGTTTCCTGACGACGCGCATATGCTGATTGCGACAGCGAATGCCAGTAACTGGTTTACGGACAACCAGAAGGTCCACTTTCAACTCTGGATGCGGAACATTGCTAGGATTACGGCGAACTCGTGCGGCCAATCGGCTCATGTCAGTAACGCCAACCAAGGGACGCTACTGTCCATATGA